The following proteins are encoded in a genomic region of Desulfosporosinus youngiae DSM 17734:
- the aspA gene encoding aspartate ammonia-lyase, which yields MRQEKDLIGVHLVPDDVYYGIQTLRATENFPITGYHPHRELIRALGMVKGAAAEANMHIGALSPKIGKAIVQASKELTEGQLHDQFVVDVIQGGAGTSMNMNANEVIANRAIEILGGSKGEYFKVHPNTHVNMAQSTNDVFPTAIRIACLNVAGDLLEALDSLRQAFEDKAQEFDGVIKMGRTHLQEAVPIRLGQEFAAYAQMLGRDVKRIKEAIRSLEVINMGATAVGTGLNADPRYIEKVTGLMSEWTGLPLRLAEDLVDATQNTDVFMEVSGSLRTLAVNLSKIANDLRLMASGPRTGLSEINLPPMQPGSSIMPGKVNPVIAEVVNQVAFQVQGNDFTIGLACGAGQLELNVMEPVVVFNLLQSLDILRNVTRVFRDRCVVGITANIDRCRVMVENSVGLVTAINPHVGYEVASTIAKEAILYGRPVSEIVLEKGILTKEELDLILNPYEMTRPGIAGAELLK from the coding sequence ATGCGGCAAGAAAAAGATTTAATCGGAGTTCATCTAGTCCCGGACGACGTGTATTATGGTATTCAAACCCTCCGCGCCACGGAGAACTTTCCTATAACAGGGTACCACCCCCATCGAGAATTAATCCGTGCCTTGGGCATGGTTAAAGGAGCGGCGGCCGAAGCCAATATGCATATCGGTGCTTTAAGCCCGAAGATCGGCAAGGCTATTGTACAAGCTTCTAAGGAACTGACTGAAGGGCAGCTTCATGATCAATTTGTGGTTGATGTGATCCAGGGCGGAGCAGGAACATCCATGAATATGAATGCCAATGAGGTTATTGCTAATCGGGCCATAGAGATTCTAGGCGGCAGTAAAGGGGAGTATTTCAAAGTTCATCCCAATACCCATGTGAACATGGCCCAGAGTACCAACGATGTTTTTCCCACAGCAATCCGCATTGCTTGTCTGAATGTTGCCGGCGATTTGCTTGAAGCATTAGACAGTCTGCGCCAAGCCTTTGAGGATAAGGCTCAAGAGTTTGACGGTGTCATTAAAATGGGGCGGACTCACCTGCAAGAAGCTGTGCCCATTCGCTTAGGCCAGGAGTTTGCAGCGTATGCCCAGATGCTGGGACGGGATGTTAAGAGAATCAAAGAGGCCATTCGTTCTCTTGAAGTTATAAATATGGGAGCGACGGCAGTTGGAACAGGCTTAAACGCAGATCCCCGCTATATTGAAAAAGTTACCGGGCTGATGAGCGAATGGACAGGTTTGCCGCTCCGTCTTGCTGAAGATCTGGTGGATGCTACACAGAACACCGATGTCTTCATGGAAGTTTCCGGATCATTAAGGACGCTGGCCGTCAATCTTTCCAAAATAGCAAACGATCTGCGCCTGATGGCCTCCGGTCCAAGGACCGGATTAAGTGAAATAAATTTGCCGCCGATGCAGCCGGGTTCCTCCATTATGCCCGGAAAAGTTAATCCCGTCATTGCGGAAGTGGTCAATCAAGTAGCCTTTCAGGTTCAAGGAAATGACTTCACTATTGGCTTAGCCTGCGGAGCCGGCCAGCTTGAACTCAATGTAATGGAGCCTGTTGTGGTCTTTAATCTGCTCCAATCCCTGGATATTCTGCGTAATGTGACCCGTGTCTTCCGGGACCGCTGCGTCGTCGGCATCACTGCCAATATAGACCGCTGCCGGGTCATGGTAGAAAACAGCGTCGGTCTTGTAACAGCCATTAACCCCCATGTAGGATATGAAGTAGCCTCAACCATAGCCAAAGAGGCCATTCTCTATGGACGGCCAGTCAGCGAAATTGTCTTAGAAAAAGGGATTCTAACGAAGGAAGAACTCGATCTGATCTTAAACCCTTATGAAATGACCCGGCCCGGAATCGCTGGGGCAGAGCTGCTGAAATAA